DNA sequence from the Vicia villosa cultivar HV-30 ecotype Madison, WI linkage group LG3, Vvil1.0, whole genome shotgun sequence genome:
ttaaatttacattttgtattattttattgtgagtgatgattatatttaaaatttgaatggaaaaaataaacatgtgaaattataagtgttgtgatattttttataGGTGAAtgtaaaattttgtaggtgttgtgatattttttagagactaagTCATCCGATTcaaccgatttaataaatatatagtattgcaatagagatcggtttattcaaccgagttatccggtttaatccgattTAGTCATACGGTTCGACTAGTGACCTAATGGTTCAACCAATGAACCAGTGACCTAGTACTCTCACCAGTTTGAAGACcgatccggtttttaaaacactggttttTAGGCTTTTAACAAATTCAAAGAGGTTTAAAATACTCTTAGACGAGTGAGTGCACTGCCTTGGTAATTTAATAACTATTCTAATATTTTTACAATATTATGATCACCCATACATAGACCCATCGAGCTTTCACAAATTCTCTGTTTCACAATCTTTGAAGCTTCAAGATTCCTTTCTTGATTCATCAATGATTCAACACTTCATTTGAGATTTGACTTCTTCTAAATGATGAAGCTGGATAGATCTTCTTGATAAATATCATCATCAAAGATTTATTGACAGAGATCATCTAGAATTCCATTGAATGTCCCTGAAAATCaccaatatattaaaatttaaaatcttaATTTCAATTCTACAATGATATAAAACCAaacattaaatattaatatttttttaataattttaaattgtattctatataaaattttaaaaattatttgtacttgatgtcaaaaaaaaataattattatttatacttaattaattttacatttaatttatcttgcttacaaaaaaaaatattgataattttttttataatagtagTTAGAGAAGTATATATGAGAAGATGATTGATTCTCATTATAGACATTAATCTCAAAACATAAACCTCTCTATTTCATCTCGTTTGACAAGTCaacacattttaaaaaaattaacaatccTGTCTCTAATTCAAAAATGAACCATGAATGTATTGGTTTCCTCtttcatcataattctcatttatcCTCCCAATTTCAACCAAATAAATTCCATTGATACTCCAAAAATAACCAAGGTTGACTACCATTAACTACCACCATAACTAGGCAATTCCAATTTTCAATAACATCAATTCACCATCATTTTTGTCTAATTCTCCAATTCTCAAAAAGAATCCTCCTACTTTAAtattctaataattattttattcacaatttaaattcaaattctcaaaaaaataatactccattattttatttaaaagagtGGAAGTTATTTTTTTACATAATAATAGTAGTAGCTATATCatgttcataaaaaaatatacaaTAGCATGTTCAAGTTTATGCCAATTTTCTCACACACTCTTTCTTCATTCAACTTTTCAATCATTTTTTCTCTCAAAATCTCATCAATGAAGAAAAACAACAACCCTTCACCTTTCCAATGACACCATTATCTCTCCTTTTCATCTTCGCCGTTAGTTTCACCATAACCACCGTGAACACCCTCGGCACCGCCTCCACAACCGCCATCACCTCCCACACCTCCACCATCTGCGGCATAGTCGCCGGAAAGCCTCACCAATACATCCAATGCTACCAAAACGGGAAACTCATTCCAACATTCCTCCCCAACGTTTCGTTTCAGTCTATCTCAGGTGGCCGGAGCTTCTTCTGCGGCCTCCGTTCGAATGGCCTCAGTCTCCATTGTTGGGATACAACGACTCCAACGTCTTTTCTCAAACCGAAAAGATTGTATCACAGTGAAAAGGTTGAGCTGAGTGATGTAGCGGTTGGTGATGGTCATGTCTGTGCTAGAGAGTTGCACTCTGGTGTGGTCAAGTGTTGGAGAGGCTATGGTGGAGTTGAGTTTCCTTCTCCTGATGAAAGTTTTCGGTTTCGAAGTGTTACTTGTGGTTATGGTTTTTGTTGTGGAATATTGAAGGTGAGTTATAGAGTTTCTTGTTGGGGTGTAAATGGAAAAAGTGGTATTGAGAATTTGATTCAGAAACAGTTTGAGAATGTATCAATGTCAACGTTGGTTTCTGGTGTTTCCCATGTTTGTGGTTTAACTGTTAATGGAGTTTTGGTTTGTAAagggaagaagaacaagaacaatgaTTATGGTAAGTTAAATGTTCCTTTGAATTCTGGTTCAGTTTTTTCAGGTCTTGCATTAGGTGAAAACTTCACTTGTGCTATTAGAATCAAAAATGGGTTTGTTCAATGTTGGGGTGACGATTTCGATAGCGATGATGTGATGAAAGGTGTTTCTTTTGAGTCAATTGTTGCTGGTTTGGATTTTGTTTGTGGTTTAACAACTAGGAATTTGTCTCTAGTTTGTTGGGGTAACCCTAATTGGTATTCTAAGCCTCATTTGATTAGTGATGTTTATGTTCCATTAGGAATGATTCTTCCTAGTCCATGTGTTGTTAGTGATTCTTGTAGCTCTTGTGGTGTGTATCCAAATTCTGATTTTCTTTGTCATGGATTTGGGACTATTTGTTATCAATGTCGAAGGGAGTTTCCGTTCGCCGCGCGATTGCCACCGCCGATGATATCGCCTAAGAATCAATCTTCTATAGATGATGAAGAAAAAGGCGAAAAAGGCTTACGGGGTTGGAAATTGATGATGTTTCTGATTATTGGATCAGTTGGTGCTTTTGCAGGATTATGTactattctttattttcttatgATTGGTGCTAGAAAATTGGTAAAGGCGAAAATCGATAATTCGGTTCAACCTACTAGTAGTGAATCTGatgatgcttatgttgatataGCTCCAATGCAGAACAatggaacaacaacaacattaagatCTTTTTCGAGCAAACGACATAGCTCGAGTAGGTTAAGAAGCTGTTCATCTTCGAAGAACCTAGACAGAACCGAGAGTTTCACGTTTTGGGAATTAGTTTCAGCTAGTGACAATTTCTCAGTTGAAAACAAAATTGGTGCTGGTAGTTTTGGATGTGTTTACAAAGGGAGATTACTAGACGGCCGCGAAGTCGCGATTAAAAGAGGCGATACAACATGCGCaaagaagaagaaattccaaGAGAAAGAAACATCTTTTGATTCTGAGATAACATTGTTATCAAGGCTTCACCATAAGCATTTGGTGAGACTAATTGGTTTCTGCGAAGAGAACGACGAGAGGCTTCTGGTTTACGAGTACATGAGCAACGGATCACTTCATGATCACTTGCATGATAAGAGCAATGTCGAGAAAAACAGCAGCATTATGAACTCCTGGAAAATGAGAATCAAAGTTGCGTTAGACGCTGCGAGAGGGATCGAGTACATTCATAACTACGCGGTTCCGCCGATTATTCATAGAGACATTAAATCCTCAAACATACTTCTCGATTCAAAATGGAACGCTAGAGTATCCGACTTTGGATTATCGTTAATCTGGCAAGAAACCGAACAAGAACCGATGTCGGACACGAAAGCGGTTGGGACGGTTGGTTACATAGATCCGGAGTACTATGTATTGAATGTTTTGACAACAAAAAGTGATGTTTATGGTTTAGGTGTTGTGATGTTGGAGCTTTTGACAGGTAAAAGAGCAGTGTTTAAAACCGAAGACGGTTCGAGTCCTATTGGTGTGGTGGAGTATGCAGCACCAAGGATTGGTTCAGGAGAGGTGTGGAATTTGTTGGATGATAGAGTTGGAATGCCTGAAGTGAATGAAGTTGAATCTGTTGAGATTATGGCTTATACTGCTATGCATTGTGTGAATTTGGAGGGTAAAGATAGGCCTAATATGGTTGATATTGTTGCTAATTTGGAAAGAGCTTTGTCTTTTCTTGAGGGTAGTCCTGGTAGTTTTTCTATGTCTTCATTTTCTGTTACTCTTACATGAAAAAGAAAATTATCTGTCTAATACATAAAagaaattcttttattttttttctgattttttgtttTATGAAATTATCATTTGGATTATACCTGGAATCTCACTGTTCAATTGCGAGGGCTCATTTAAAGTCAAAGTTATAGACTGGTCCAACACAAAAATTGTTAGTATCAAATAAGATTTGAACCCGAGACTTTCGGAGTAACACGCTCTCTGGTCCCAAGTGTTCCCCAAAAGGCCAATTTTTGGTGTTACTTCATTTTGATtgtttttgtaatttcttttgaataaattaatttggtaagtgcttttgttaattttttaactTAATTGATTGTTGGTGGCCTGAGGAGCATGGAACATGCAGAATTAATAAGTGTTTATGGAATATAAGTCAATAAGCTGCCAAATAAGAGATGGAGGGCACGTTGTGAGAATTTGATTTAAGCTCATTTTCAACGGAACCAGCTGCATTATTTCTTACACGCAATAGATACTGATCTGTCCTACATTTTAGAACATTTAAATGGATTTGTTTCAGATTATACTTGTGATTAAGAATATGATAATCTAATATTTAGAGAACAAAAATTAGTAGAGGACAAACTGATAATAGAGGTAAATAGATTATTATATGGATAACACCTAGTAGAAGTTAGGCTTATTTCTCCGGTAGGTACATTCTAATTTataaaaattgaaacaaaataaGATATGTTAGAGAGCTAGTGAGTAAGATTCATATTATTGAGATAATAATGGATAAAGATATTTGCTTGATGATAACCGAGGATTAGGATTTTAGATAAACTGAACtttagtattatatatatatgacttgtAATACGATAATCCAATAAATTTACAAGACATAAATAAAGGGAACTATAATTGCTTTATAGTCGTTGATGTATGCACCATTGACCAAACTACGTTAATAATTGGTATCAGATGACAATTAATCCTGATTTGAAAATCGAAGTAACAAGGTTTGACGAGACAAATAATTTTGGATTATGGCAAAGCAGGGTTAAAGATTTGTTGCCTCAACAAAGTTTATAGAAGGCATTGTGTGAGACAAAACCAAATGACTTAGAGGAT
Encoded proteins:
- the LOC131656388 gene encoding putative serine/threonine-protein kinase-like protein CCR3 — its product is MTPLSLLFIFAVSFTITTVNTLGTASTTAITSHTSTICGIVAGKPHQYIQCYQNGKLIPTFLPNVSFQSISGGRSFFCGLRSNGLSLHCWDTTTPTSFLKPKRLYHSEKVELSDVAVGDGHVCARELHSGVVKCWRGYGGVEFPSPDESFRFRSVTCGYGFCCGILKVSYRVSCWGVNGKSGIENLIQKQFENVSMSTLVSGVSHVCGLTVNGVLVCKGKKNKNNDYGKLNVPLNSGSVFSGLALGENFTCAIRIKNGFVQCWGDDFDSDDVMKGVSFESIVAGLDFVCGLTTRNLSLVCWGNPNWYSKPHLISDVYVPLGMILPSPCVVSDSCSSCGVYPNSDFLCHGFGTICYQCRREFPFAARLPPPMISPKNQSSIDDEEKGEKGLRGWKLMMFLIIGSVGAFAGLCTILYFLMIGARKLVKAKIDNSVQPTSSESDDAYVDIAPMQNNGTTTTLRSFSSKRHSSSRLRSCSSSKNLDRTESFTFWELVSASDNFSVENKIGAGSFGCVYKGRLLDGREVAIKRGDTTCAKKKKFQEKETSFDSEITLLSRLHHKHLVRLIGFCEENDERLLVYEYMSNGSLHDHLHDKSNVEKNSSIMNSWKMRIKVALDAARGIEYIHNYAVPPIIHRDIKSSNILLDSKWNARVSDFGLSLIWQETEQEPMSDTKAVGTVGYIDPEYYVLNVLTTKSDVYGLGVVMLELLTGKRAVFKTEDGSSPIGVVEYAAPRIGSGEVWNLLDDRVGMPEVNEVESVEIMAYTAMHCVNLEGKDRPNMVDIVANLERALSFLEGSPGSFSMSSFSVTLT